A window from Magnetococcales bacterium encodes these proteins:
- a CDS encoding regulatory protein GemA has translation MPTRAQLAMIHIAKKAMAMDDDRYRAVLGRFGVASSKDLTGRQAAALIDLFGQWGWRPVTPPRKVEAVCRPAPAMDKTRYINKIIQQLKQLGRLGQGQDLLAYADGIAHEMFFRDQPNVSLSVEHCTILQLVKIIQALEIHIRRLRNRNPVAE, from the coding sequence ATGCCCACCCGTGCCCAGTTGGCCATGATCCACATCGCCAAAAAAGCCATGGCCATGGACGATGACCGTTATCGGGCCGTGTTGGGTCGGTTCGGGGTGGCGTCGTCGAAGGATTTGACCGGGCGTCAGGCTGCCGCGCTGATCGACCTGTTTGGCCAATGGGGGTGGCGACCGGTCACGCCCCCCCGCAAGGTCGAAGCCGTGTGCCGACCGGCTCCGGCTATGGACAAAACCCGCTACATCAACAAGATCATCCAGCAATTGAAGCAACTGGGCAGGCTTGGCCAGGGCCAGGATTTGTTGGCCTACGCGGACGGTATTGCCCACGAGATGTTTTTCCGGGATCAACCCAACGTGAGCCTGTCGGTGGAACACTGCACGATTTTGCAACTGGTCAAGATCATCCAGGCGCTGGAGATCCATATCCGGCGGTTGCGCAACCGCAACCCGGTGGCCGAATGA
- a CDS encoding DUF2730 family protein — protein MESHPNFLEYWPILLAILNGLSFWIVWALRHFVREELNKAQRSFDERIAHIERAVASRPEQEDFVRLSERMTEIHGSVERLVGQMEANSRQLNLLIEYHLGRVRGE, from the coding sequence ATGGAGAGCCACCCGAATTTTCTGGAGTACTGGCCCATCCTGTTGGCGATCCTGAACGGGTTGTCGTTCTGGATTGTCTGGGCTTTGCGTCATTTCGTGCGGGAGGAGCTGAACAAGGCGCAACGGTCGTTCGACGAGCGGATTGCGCACATCGAGCGCGCGGTGGCCTCGCGCCCGGAGCAGGAAGATTTCGTGCGATTGTCGGAGCGCATGACCGAGATTCATGGATCGGTGGAGCGTCTGGTGGGTCAGATGGAGGCCAATTCCCGCCAGCTCAACTTGTTGATCGAATATCATCTTGGTCGCGTCAGAGGAGAGTGA
- a CDS encoding ArsR family transcriptional regulator encodes MDFNAMLREDRRGCILRFLEDAPGRFGSLPVLVMVLDTAGHRTSSESVAEELDWLERNRLVTLDIPGGVVVATLTQRGAEVAQDRLRVTGVKRPELV; translated from the coding sequence ATGGATTTCAACGCAATGCTCAGAGAGGATCGGCGGGGCTGCATCCTGCGATTTCTGGAGGATGCGCCGGGCCGGTTCGGCAGTCTGCCGGTGCTGGTCATGGTGCTGGATACGGCGGGCCATCGCACCTCGTCGGAGAGCGTGGCCGAAGAGCTGGATTGGTTGGAGCGTAACCGGCTGGTGACGCTCGATATTCCCGGCGGGGTGGTGGTGGCCACCCTGACCCAGAGGGGTGCGGAGGTGGCGCAGGATCGTCTGCGGGTGACGGGCGTCAAACGTCCGGAGTTGGTGTGA
- a CDS encoding DUF3486 family protein, whose translation MARQSSLTRLPPEIRDEIGRMIREGGHTLDEIMTHLRTLGRVGVSRSALGRYRKNLDERMSAAREAREIAAVWVEKLGTEPQGDVGRLTVEMLRAVALQTVGVMGGEGEVKPSEVGVMARALRDLATADKSAVEREIAVRRRLVDELAKGGEQGTRLDPRVLEDVRQILGVSA comes from the coding sequence ATGGCGCGTCAATCCTCTTTGACCCGTCTGCCTCCAGAGATCCGCGACGAGATCGGTCGCATGATTCGGGAAGGCGGGCACACCCTGGATGAAATCATGACCCATTTGCGCACGTTGGGCCGTGTGGGCGTCTCCCGTTCGGCACTGGGGAGATACCGGAAAAACCTGGATGAGCGGATGTCTGCGGCCCGGGAGGCCCGGGAGATCGCGGCGGTGTGGGTGGAGAAACTGGGTACGGAGCCGCAGGGGGATGTGGGGCGGCTGACGGTTGAAATGCTGCGCGCCGTGGCGTTGCAGACCGTGGGGGTGATGGGTGGCGAAGGGGAGGTGAAGCCTTCCGAGGTGGGGGTGATGGCGAGGGCGTTGCGGGATCTGGCCACGGCGGACAAGAGCGCGGTGGAGCGGGAAATCGCAGTCAGAAGGCGGCTGGTGGACGAGTTGGCCAAAGGGGGCGAACAGGGAACGCGGCTCGATCCCAGGGTTCTGGAGGATGTGCGGCAGATTCTGGGGGTGTCGGCATGA
- a CDS encoding terminase, whose product MTAPVPVLRLHPYQRRWMADGSRFKVGMFARQTGKTFTSCLEIVDDCFAAESHGQRTRWVILSRGERQAKEAVEEHIKPFCKAYYALYQAVVKQEPEFTEGELSLGDARYTALEVHFPGGSRITALPANPDTARGFSANVLLDEFAFHAESRKIWAALFPVISAPHLKLRVVSTPNGKGNLFYQLVTQPNPAWSRHVVDIHRAVREGLPRDIPELRAALGDEDAWRQEFELEWLDEASAWLSYDLIDAAEHPLAGDPAHYRGGPCFVGVDIGVRRDLFVIWVMELVGDIYWTRAIVTAQRASFARQAELLDAAMESYQVVRVCMDQTGMGEQPVEEAKRRHGSLRVEGVLFTGPNKLILANAGKALFEDRRIRIPSGNPALRQDLHKLKKITSPTGAPRFVASSDESGHADRTWAGFLAAHAASNPEHVIEFTATGHYRPEAELDPFRRAAPLVTQMTGF is encoded by the coding sequence ATGACCGCTCCCGTTCCCGTTCTCCGGTTGCATCCTTATCAGCGGCGTTGGATGGCGGACGGATCCCGCTTCAAGGTTGGCATGTTCGCCCGTCAGACCGGCAAGACCTTCACCAGTTGTCTGGAGATCGTGGATGATTGTTTCGCGGCGGAATCACACGGACAACGCACCCGGTGGGTGATTTTGTCCCGGGGGGAACGACAGGCCAAGGAGGCGGTGGAGGAGCATATCAAACCGTTCTGCAAAGCCTATTACGCCCTGTATCAAGCCGTTGTGAAACAGGAGCCGGAATTTACCGAAGGCGAGCTTTCGTTGGGGGACGCCCGTTATACCGCTTTGGAGGTGCATTTTCCCGGCGGATCCCGCATCACCGCCCTGCCCGCCAATCCCGACACCGCCCGTGGATTTTCGGCCAACGTGCTGCTGGACGAGTTTGCTTTTCATGCCGAGTCCCGCAAGATCTGGGCGGCGCTCTTTCCGGTGATCAGCGCTCCACATCTCAAGCTGCGGGTGGTCTCCACCCCGAATGGCAAAGGAAATCTTTTTTACCAGTTGGTCACCCAGCCCAATCCGGCCTGGTCGCGGCATGTCGTGGACATCCATCGGGCGGTGCGGGAGGGATTGCCGCGCGACATCCCAGAGTTGCGCGCGGCGTTGGGAGACGAGGATGCATGGCGGCAGGAGTTCGAGTTGGAATGGCTGGACGAGGCTTCCGCCTGGTTGTCTTACGACCTGATCGACGCCGCCGAACACCCCCTGGCCGGAGACCCTGCCCACTACCGGGGCGGTCCTTGTTTTGTCGGGGTGGATATCGGGGTGCGACGCGACTTGTTCGTGATCTGGGTGATGGAGCTGGTGGGGGATATCTATTGGACCCGCGCAATCGTGACCGCACAGCGCGCCTCTTTCGCCCGACAGGCGGAGCTGCTGGATGCGGCGATGGAATCTTATCAGGTGGTGCGGGTTTGCATGGACCAGACCGGCATGGGCGAGCAACCGGTGGAAGAGGCCAAACGGCGGCACGGGTCGTTGCGGGTGGAGGGGGTGCTGTTCACGGGTCCGAACAAGCTGATCCTGGCCAACGCGGGCAAAGCGCTCTTCGAGGATCGGCGTATCCGGATCCCGTCCGGAAATCCGGCGTTGCGGCAGGATCTGCACAAACTCAAGAAAATCACCTCCCCCACCGGCGCCCCCCGTTTCGTGGCCTCCTCGGACGAATCCGGGCACGCGGACCGGACCTGGGCCGGTTTTCTGGCGGCGCATGCGGCCAGCAACCCGGAACATGTGATCGAGTTTACCGCGACCGGGCACTATCGCCCGGAGGCAGAGTTGGACCCTTTCCGGCGCGCTGCGCCACTCGTCACCCAGATGACCGGTTTCTGA
- a CDS encoding DUF935 family protein: MSKKKRDQQPGEKPPLQQELSASTADRDVTRGWLDAFVAMPPQDSILLGKGGGDYGLYEDLLRDDQVASCFQQRRLAIISQPWVVDPGADDAPSREAAKFIKEQLDRLSWDTITDRMLYGVFFGYAVAECLWGLKDNRVVLTDLRVRHLARFAFGADDGLRLRTMENFDGEKLPEKKFWVFRSGTFHDNEPYGRGLAHWLYWPVFFKRGGLRAWLRTIDKFGAPTAMGIYPHHAGEAEKRTLLQALEAIQSQSGLIIPEGMRVELLQATMSGRVDNAELYDRMDRAITKVILSQTMTTEAAGGQYKGDVHKAVRNDVVKADADMISESFNGGPVVWLTEWNFPGATPPRVRRVIEEPEDLDSRSAREERLARIGYRPTLKQVTESYGGEWEKVPVPSAVGATTGRDVAFAEADLDPEEEAASAEQAVIDALTMDGMEGVRRAMVPWMETVLNRLGQAADPGDALRRLDALYAELATDDLEEAFARRLFLADMIGRSNAHGAA; the protein is encoded by the coding sequence ATGAGCAAGAAAAAGCGAGATCAACAACCCGGAGAAAAACCGCCGCTCCAACAGGAACTGTCCGCAAGTACCGCCGATCGGGATGTGACGCGCGGCTGGCTGGATGCGTTTGTTGCCATGCCTCCCCAGGATTCCATCCTGCTGGGAAAAGGAGGGGGTGATTACGGACTGTACGAAGACCTGTTGCGGGATGATCAGGTGGCGTCCTGCTTCCAGCAGCGCAGGCTGGCCATCATTTCCCAGCCATGGGTTGTGGATCCGGGTGCCGATGATGCGCCATCCAGGGAGGCGGCGAAGTTCATCAAGGAGCAATTGGACCGGTTGTCCTGGGATACCATCACCGACCGCATGCTTTATGGGGTGTTTTTTGGATATGCCGTGGCCGAGTGCCTATGGGGGCTCAAGGACAATCGGGTTGTGCTGACGGACCTGCGGGTGCGCCATTTGGCCCGGTTTGCGTTCGGTGCGGATGACGGTTTGCGGCTGCGCACCATGGAGAACTTCGACGGGGAAAAATTGCCGGAGAAAAAATTCTGGGTTTTCCGTTCCGGGACATTCCACGACAACGAGCCGTATGGACGTGGTTTGGCCCATTGGCTGTATTGGCCGGTATTTTTCAAGCGCGGAGGACTGCGCGCCTGGTTGCGGACCATCGATAAATTCGGGGCTCCCACAGCCATGGGAATCTATCCGCACCATGCCGGGGAGGCGGAAAAACGCACCTTGCTGCAAGCCCTGGAGGCCATTCAATCCCAGTCCGGTTTGATCATCCCGGAGGGGATGCGGGTGGAGCTGTTGCAGGCCACCATGAGTGGCCGCGTGGACAACGCAGAACTGTATGACCGCATGGACAGGGCCATCACCAAGGTGATTCTGTCGCAGACCATGACCACGGAGGCGGCGGGCGGACAGTACAAGGGGGATGTCCACAAGGCGGTGCGCAACGATGTGGTCAAAGCCGACGCGGATATGATTTCCGAGTCCTTCAATGGGGGGCCGGTGGTCTGGTTGACCGAGTGGAATTTTCCAGGGGCCACCCCGCCACGGGTGCGACGGGTGATCGAGGAACCGGAAGATCTGGATTCCCGTTCGGCCCGGGAAGAACGGCTGGCCCGGATCGGGTACCGGCCCACGCTCAAACAGGTGACGGAGAGTTATGGCGGCGAATGGGAAAAGGTGCCGGTGCCAAGTGCGGTCGGGGCGACAACCGGAAGAGATGTGGCGTTTGCGGAAGCGGATCTGGATCCGGAAGAGGAGGCCGCATCCGCCGAGCAAGCGGTGATCGACGCCTTGACCATGGACGGGATGGAGGGTGTGCGGCGGGCCATGGTGCCGTGGATGGAGACCGTTTTGAACCGTCTGGGTCAGGCTGCGGATCCCGGGGATGCGTTGCGGCGGTTGGATGCGCTTTATGCGGAACTGGCAACCGATGATCTGGAGGAGGCGTTTGCCAGACGACTTTTTTTGGCCGACATGATCGGACGGAGCAACGCCCATGGCGCAGCTTGA
- a CDS encoding minor capsid protein, protein MAQLDLGYALNLPPERAVEYMVSKGMRLSWNWHDTWKEAHAKAFTVARVVNMEVLKAIRAEVEEAIKGGTTQAEFMRKLAPRLKEMGWWGRSEQDDGKSVGLGNPWRLKVIYQTNLQTAYMAGRWKELQDNADARPYWRYVAVMDSRTRPAHRVLHGKVFRHDDPFWTKFFPPNGWGCRCRVRALAPDQLAGAPVESSAGRIDHEERRIGTNPETGETIRRPVHGYRLPSGQRFTPDPGWDYNPGQAAWQPDLNRYPSEVARQYLEGSISGPDFTRFFKGEVKGDFPVTVLDDRARKVLGTDGQVVKLSSDTLDKQSRSHPDLTPEEYRTLPRITEGEVVQQDDQRLVFFKSEGRLYKAVIKATRDRRELYVTSFQRADEGEKRRETKRGQAIEE, encoded by the coding sequence ATGGCGCAGCTTGATCTGGGATACGCCCTCAATCTGCCCCCGGAGCGGGCGGTCGAATACATGGTCTCCAAAGGGATGAGGTTGTCCTGGAACTGGCACGACACCTGGAAAGAGGCGCACGCCAAGGCGTTCACGGTGGCCAGGGTGGTCAACATGGAGGTATTGAAGGCGATCCGGGCCGAGGTGGAAGAGGCCATCAAGGGCGGGACCACTCAGGCGGAGTTCATGCGCAAACTGGCTCCCCGTCTCAAAGAGATGGGCTGGTGGGGCAGGAGCGAACAAGACGATGGCAAGTCTGTGGGCTTGGGGAATCCTTGGCGGCTGAAGGTAATTTATCAGACCAATCTGCAAACGGCATACATGGCTGGACGCTGGAAAGAACTGCAAGACAATGCCGATGCCCGACCCTATTGGCGGTATGTGGCGGTGATGGATTCCCGCACCCGTCCGGCCCATCGGGTGCTGCATGGCAAGGTGTTTCGCCATGATGACCCATTCTGGACGAAATTCTTTCCCCCGAACGGCTGGGGGTGTCGTTGCCGGGTGCGGGCATTGGCACCGGATCAGTTGGCCGGCGCGCCCGTGGAATCGTCTGCCGGGCGGATCGACCATGAAGAACGGCGGATCGGCACGAATCCGGAGACCGGAGAGACAATCCGGCGGCCCGTGCATGGGTATCGCTTGCCGTCTGGACAGCGGTTCACCCCGGATCCGGGGTGGGATTACAACCCTGGCCAGGCGGCCTGGCAGCCGGATCTGAACCGCTATCCGTCGGAGGTGGCCCGGCAATATCTGGAAGGATCCATCTCCGGACCGGACTTTACCCGGTTTTTCAAGGGGGAGGTCAAGGGAGATTTTCCCGTGACGGTGCTGGATGATCGGGCCAGAAAGGTCTTGGGCACCGATGGGCAGGTGGTGAAATTGTCGTCGGACACCCTGGACAAACAGTCCCGATCCCACCCGGATTTGACCCCTGAAGAGTACCGGACCCTGCCCCGCATCACCGAGGGGGAGGTGGTTCAACAAGATGATCAGCGGCTGGTGTTTTTCAAGTCGGAGGGGCGCTTGTACAAGGCGGTGATCAAGGCGACCCGGGATCGTCGGGAACTATATGTGACGTCGTTTCAACGTGCCGATGAGGGCGAAAAACGGCGGGAGACAAAAAGAGGACAGGCCATCGAGGAATGA
- a CDS encoding phage virion morphogenesis protein, which yields MSGPIEIKIDDRLVMEALNRLAGAATRTAPAMREVAGVLLDGVEEAFEREADPVSGVPWPSLRPSTIQSRQRQGQWPGKILQVTGLLAASVASDFGPDFARVGSNRRYAAIQQFGGSIPVHARSQTLYFKQNARTGTVGNRFVKKSQSNFAQWATMGAHAIHIPPRPYLGLSPEGTGRIMDILTRHLLAVV from the coding sequence ATGTCCGGACCGATTGAAATCAAAATCGACGACCGCCTGGTCATGGAGGCCTTGAACCGTCTGGCGGGTGCCGCGACCCGTACCGCACCGGCCATGCGGGAGGTGGCCGGGGTGCTGCTGGATGGGGTGGAGGAGGCGTTCGAGCGGGAGGCGGATCCGGTTTCCGGAGTTCCGTGGCCCTCCTTGCGCCCCTCCACGATCCAGTCCAGACAGCGACAAGGCCAATGGCCCGGCAAGATTTTGCAAGTGACCGGACTGCTGGCCGCATCGGTTGCGTCCGATTTCGGTCCGGACTTCGCGCGTGTCGGCAGCAACCGCCGTTATGCGGCCATCCAGCAGTTCGGCGGCTCGATCCCGGTCCATGCCAGAAGCCAGACGCTTTATTTCAAACAAAATGCCCGCACCGGCACGGTGGGCAACCGGTTCGTCAAAAAGAGTCAATCCAACTTCGCCCAGTGGGCCACCATGGGCGCCCACGCCATCCACATCCCTCCCCGGCCCTATCTGGGACTCTCCCCGGAAGGCACGGGGCGGATCATGGACATTCTGACCCGGCATCTGCTGGCGGTGGTGTGA
- a CDS encoding DUF1320 domain-containing protein, with protein MSTSLYVTINDLICWFGAREITAIASPDHGAILTEAQMLNPDGPEATAAANRILDAITHASRVADSHLSRRHALPLDAAVVADSPLARYCGDITRFLLWDDKPSETVRDRHDRAVKWLEAVATGKATLGGIAPPPPAAAGIGSPAFVAGFRQFDGEALQGF; from the coding sequence ATGTCCACATCTTTGTACGTCACGATAAATGATCTGATCTGTTGGTTCGGTGCCCGCGAGATCACCGCGATCGCGTCGCCGGATCATGGCGCGATCCTCACCGAAGCGCAAATGCTTAACCCGGATGGCCCGGAGGCCACCGCCGCCGCAAACCGGATCCTGGATGCCATCACCCACGCCTCGCGGGTGGCCGATTCCCATCTTTCCCGACGGCATGCGCTGCCCCTGGACGCGGCGGTGGTCGCGGACTCTCCTTTGGCCCGGTATTGCGGGGACATCACCCGGTTTTTGTTGTGGGATGACAAACCTTCCGAAACGGTGCGCGACCGGCATGACCGGGCCGTGAAATGGCTGGAGGCGGTGGCCACGGGCAAGGCCACTCTGGGCGGGATCGCACCACCCCCCCCGGCGGCTGCGGGGATCGGATCCCCGGCGTTCGTGGCCGGGTTCCGGCAGTTCGATGGAGAGGCGTTGCAGGGGTTTTGA
- a CDS encoding DUF1640 domain-containing protein yields the protein MAATITFDTLKYVKSLKAAGFDERQAEALAEIQIEISDKTRGELVTKEYLDARSEKDLSPIRTDLAVIKWMLALIIIVTVLPALKSLLG from the coding sequence ATGGCCGCCACCATCACATTCGACACATTGAAGTATGTCAAGAGCCTCAAGGCTGCGGGATTTGACGAACGGCAAGCCGAAGCCTTGGCCGAGATACAGATCGAAATCAGCGACAAGACCCGTGGGGAGTTGGTGACGAAAGAGTATCTGGATGCCAGATCTGAAAAGGATCTCTCTCCCATTCGTACCGATCTGGCGGTCATCAAATGGATGTTGGCTCTGATCATCATTGTCACGGTTCTGCCCGCCTTGAAATCGCTGCTGGGTTGA